From Acidothermus cellulolyticus 11B, a single genomic window includes:
- a CDS encoding 8-amino-7-oxononanoate synthase: MTATEIRDPAGWLARLRRRRALRERAGLGRTLRSRDPTENVLDLAGNDYLGLTRDPRVLSAAAEALTMYGAGAGGSRLVRGSTRLHAQLEQAVAHLLGQPAALVFSSGYLANLAAVAGVVGPGTVIVRDAHVHASLIDACRLTGAQTEVAAHADVTDLAAKLEKFSARPLVVVTESVFSVDGDLAPLREVHALCRRFGAILVVDDAHAVGILGPDGGGAVRAAGLADEPDVVVTATLSKAFGAAGGIVAGPTDFIDHLMQTARPFIYDTALPPAITAAAHAALGIIRHSPELRDSVRRRAATAAEFLRSQGLTVVRTPAAGILAVAAPTAEAAVQWAAACHAEQVAVGCFRPPSTPDPISRLRLTVNARLSEEDFAAAVRVVVATAPAGRVSSRRHVPGSDED; this comes from the coding sequence GTGACGGCGACCGAGATTCGCGATCCGGCCGGTTGGTTGGCTCGCCTTCGACGCCGCAGAGCGCTCCGCGAGCGGGCCGGCCTTGGCCGCACGCTGCGCAGCCGCGACCCGACGGAGAATGTTCTCGATCTTGCGGGCAACGACTATCTGGGTCTGACCCGCGATCCACGGGTGCTGTCCGCGGCCGCGGAAGCGTTGACGATGTACGGGGCGGGAGCCGGCGGTTCCCGGCTGGTTCGCGGATCGACACGCCTGCACGCCCAGCTGGAGCAGGCTGTGGCGCACCTGTTGGGACAGCCTGCCGCCTTGGTCTTCTCCTCGGGATATTTGGCGAATCTTGCCGCCGTGGCCGGCGTGGTCGGCCCCGGCACGGTGATCGTCCGCGATGCGCACGTGCATGCCTCGCTCATCGATGCCTGCCGTCTGACCGGTGCGCAGACCGAGGTCGCCGCACACGCCGACGTCACGGACCTTGCCGCCAAACTCGAGAAATTCTCCGCGCGCCCGCTCGTTGTGGTGACAGAATCCGTTTTTTCGGTGGACGGCGACCTCGCGCCGCTGCGCGAGGTACACGCGCTGTGCCGGCGGTTCGGGGCGATCCTCGTCGTCGATGACGCCCACGCTGTCGGGATTCTCGGGCCGGACGGCGGCGGTGCCGTGCGTGCAGCGGGTCTCGCCGATGAGCCTGATGTCGTTGTCACGGCAACCCTGTCGAAGGCATTCGGCGCAGCCGGCGGAATTGTGGCGGGGCCTACCGATTTCATCGACCATCTCATGCAGACCGCCCGGCCCTTCATCTATGACACCGCTCTTCCCCCAGCAATCACCGCTGCGGCCCATGCGGCCCTCGGCATCATCCGGCATTCGCCGGAATTGCGGGATTCGGTACGGCGCCGGGCGGCGACCGCGGCGGAATTTCTCCGGTCACAGGGCCTCACCGTCGTCCGGACGCCGGCAGCCGGCATCCTCGCCGTCGCAGCGCCGACCGCGGAGGCGGCGGTGCAGTGGGCGGCTGCGTGTCATGCCGAGCAGGTTGCAGTCGGATGCTTCCGTCCACCGTCGACGCCGGACCCGATCTCCCGGCTGCGACTGACGGTGAATGCACGGCTGTCCGAGGAGGATTTCGCAGCGGCGGTACGCGTTGTCGTCGCAACGGCGCCTGCCGGGAGGGTGTCGTCGCGACGGCACGTGCCGGGAAGCGATGAGGACTAA
- the hisD gene encoding histidinol dehydrogenase — protein MTDAVTTEDLRALRRLDLRGRTLSLRDLRDALPRPRLDVDAAVEVVRPICAEVRDGGAAAAREITKRLDGVEAAALRVDRAQLDAAVAALDADLRAALLAAADRVRRVHEAQRPADVTIAVADGLRVVERWRPVRRVGLYVPGGRVAYPSSVVMNVVPAQVAGVESIVVVSPPQRATGGLPHPAVLAACALLGVTEVYAVGGAQAVALLAYGSGAEQGELVEPVDVITGPGNVYVAAAKRLVRGLVGIDAEAGPTEIAILADATADPHLIAVDLIAQAEHDELATCLLVTTDPALADQVDEWLRRLVPVTRHVDRVRDALRGQGTVVLVDSVDAGLAVVDAFAAEHLEIHTTDAEAVAARVRNAGAIFVGPFAPVSLGDYLAGSNHVLPTGGTARHTGGLSVFSFLRMVHEVSCTADALAAAAPAIDALGAAEELAAHVAAVRARVGP, from the coding sequence GTGACCGACGCCGTCACTACCGAAGACCTCCGTGCGTTGCGCCGGTTGGACCTCCGGGGCCGGACGCTGTCGCTGCGTGACCTGCGCGACGCGTTGCCCCGGCCTCGGCTCGACGTCGATGCCGCCGTCGAAGTCGTCCGCCCGATCTGCGCGGAGGTGCGTGACGGCGGCGCCGCCGCAGCCCGGGAGATCACCAAGAGGCTGGACGGCGTCGAGGCGGCTGCGCTGCGCGTCGACCGAGCCCAGCTGGACGCCGCGGTGGCTGCGCTGGACGCCGACCTGCGCGCGGCCCTGCTCGCAGCGGCCGACCGGGTCCGCCGCGTGCACGAGGCACAGCGGCCGGCCGATGTGACCATTGCGGTCGCCGACGGACTGCGGGTGGTCGAGCGGTGGCGTCCGGTCCGGCGGGTCGGCCTGTACGTGCCCGGCGGGCGGGTCGCGTACCCGAGCAGCGTCGTCATGAACGTCGTACCGGCACAGGTCGCCGGTGTCGAATCGATCGTCGTCGTCTCCCCGCCGCAGCGGGCCACCGGCGGTCTGCCGCATCCGGCGGTGCTCGCGGCGTGCGCCCTGCTTGGGGTCACCGAGGTGTACGCCGTCGGCGGGGCGCAAGCCGTCGCGCTGCTTGCCTATGGGAGTGGCGCCGAGCAGGGCGAGCTTGTCGAACCGGTCGACGTCATCACGGGCCCGGGCAACGTGTACGTCGCCGCAGCAAAGCGGCTGGTCCGCGGACTGGTGGGCATCGACGCCGAAGCAGGCCCAACCGAGATCGCCATCCTTGCCGATGCGACCGCCGACCCGCACCTCATTGCCGTGGACCTCATCGCCCAGGCGGAACACGACGAGCTGGCGACCTGCCTGCTCGTCACGACCGACCCTGCGCTCGCCGACCAGGTTGACGAATGGCTGCGCCGGTTGGTGCCCGTGACGCGGCACGTGGACCGGGTCCGCGACGCGCTGCGCGGCCAAGGCACCGTGGTGCTGGTCGATTCGGTGGACGCCGGGCTCGCCGTCGTCGACGCCTTTGCCGCTGAGCACCTGGAAATTCACACGACGGACGCCGAGGCGGTTGCCGCCCGGGTCCGCAACGCGGGCGCGATTTTCGTCGGTCCGTTCGCACCGGTGAGTCTGGGTGACTATCTGGCCGGGTCCAACCATGTGCTCCCAACCGGCGGCACAGCGCGGCACACCGGCGGCCTGTCGGTCTTCTCGTTCCTGCGGATGGTGCACGAGGTTTCCTGCACGGCGGATGCGCTTGCCGCGGCCGCGCCGGCGATCGATGCGCTGGGTGCGGCCGAGGAGCTGGCCGCGCACGTGGCTGCCGTCCGTGCCCGGGTGGGGCCATGA
- a CDS encoding sugar ABC transporter substrate-binding protein — protein MSSQPTRRRGTPTLLTAAMALAAVALAACSSGTSGTARTSTTPNASASSSSTAGTPASASAAGSANTGKTLQIAYLSFAVANSYDAPMLAAAQAVASGENAKVTVFDANNNPQTQFAQFQNAITAGKYDGILIQPILATNLVDLVKQAVAKGIKVVDIDQILGPDFHTYDPQVPGMSAAVVDRIPDIGRLLGEQVVAACQSVNANPCNVGYLYDIKASTLDGVIHDDFMKVVQGTPSIKVVAEGQDFFTPAGGLKAVQDMLQAHPDLTLIVGSDQGIEGAVQALAAAKKTGKVLLVGFGASAAGIQGVASGQWFSTVAQAPASTGRLGMQALIKAIRDGQDSGGINPTAGLPNNGIVTKATASEFTAEWPG, from the coding sequence ATGTCTTCACAGCCCACCCGCCGACGAGGGACCCCCACCCTCCTCACTGCTGCCATGGCCCTGGCTGCCGTCGCTCTCGCCGCGTGCAGCTCGGGAACGAGCGGCACAGCGCGCACGAGTACGACACCGAACGCGTCCGCTTCGTCAAGCTCTACCGCCGGCACCCCGGCATCGGCGTCAGCCGCCGGCAGCGCCAACACGGGCAAAACACTGCAAATCGCATATCTATCCTTTGCGGTCGCCAACAGCTACGACGCCCCGATGCTCGCCGCGGCGCAGGCGGTGGCCTCAGGGGAGAATGCGAAAGTCACCGTATTCGACGCCAACAACAATCCGCAGACCCAGTTCGCCCAGTTCCAGAATGCCATCACGGCCGGAAAGTACGACGGCATTCTCATCCAACCGATTCTTGCGACAAATCTCGTCGATCTGGTCAAGCAAGCCGTCGCCAAAGGCATCAAAGTGGTTGACATCGACCAGATCCTCGGACCCGACTTCCATACGTACGATCCGCAGGTGCCTGGGATGTCAGCCGCCGTCGTCGACCGCATCCCTGACATCGGCCGCCTTCTCGGCGAACAGGTCGTCGCCGCGTGTCAGTCCGTCAACGCCAATCCGTGCAACGTGGGCTATCTCTACGACATCAAAGCGTCCACGCTTGACGGTGTCATCCACGACGACTTCATGAAAGTCGTTCAGGGCACGCCCTCCATCAAAGTTGTCGCGGAAGGGCAGGACTTCTTCACACCTGCAGGCGGCCTCAAGGCCGTCCAGGACATGCTGCAAGCCCATCCCGACCTGACGCTCATCGTGGGTTCCGACCAGGGCATCGAGGGTGCAGTGCAGGCGCTGGCGGCGGCAAAGAAGACGGGAAAGGTGCTTCTCGTGGGCTTTGGTGCCAGTGCCGCAGGCATCCAGGGCGTCGCCTCCGGCCAGTGGTTCTCGACAGTGGCCCAGGCTCCGGCCAGCACCGGACGGCTTGGAATGCAGGCGCTCATCAAAGCGATCCGCGACGGTCAGGACAGCGGCGGGATCAACCCGACGGCCGGACTGCCCAACAACGGAATCGTCACCAAGGCGACGGCAAGTGAGTTCACCGCCGAGTGGCCGGGGTGA
- the bioD gene encoding dethiobiotin synthase translates to MGEAGIRGIVVITGTDTGVGKTIATAAIAAAATAGDMRVAVVKPCQTGVAAGDEPDVEVVARLADPALTKTLATYGPALAPTVAARLTGAPLIRMHDVAREVRAIATHHDLVLVEGAGGLLVPMGERNWTVADLAVELGASVVVAVRASLGTLNHTALTLEALARRGIRGMVVIGSWPVDPEVVHRTNLRELPEISGVIPEAVGSLGGATFRSAAHEWLAPRLHGSLDVAEFVAREGG, encoded by the coding sequence GTGGGCGAGGCAGGCATTCGCGGCATTGTCGTGATTACCGGGACAGATACCGGTGTTGGAAAGACAATCGCGACCGCCGCCATCGCCGCCGCAGCCACAGCCGGCGACATGCGGGTCGCCGTGGTGAAGCCATGCCAGACAGGCGTCGCAGCAGGCGATGAGCCGGACGTCGAGGTCGTGGCCCGGCTCGCCGACCCTGCGCTGACCAAGACGTTGGCGACATACGGCCCGGCGCTTGCTCCGACGGTCGCCGCCCGGCTCACCGGTGCGCCGCTGATACGCATGCACGATGTCGCCCGGGAGGTTCGGGCGATTGCCACCCATCACGACTTGGTTCTCGTCGAAGGCGCCGGCGGTCTCCTCGTACCCATGGGTGAGCGGAACTGGACGGTGGCCGACCTCGCGGTGGAGCTGGGCGCCTCGGTGGTGGTCGCGGTCCGCGCCAGCCTCGGTACCCTCAACCACACGGCACTGACGCTTGAGGCGTTAGCCCGGCGCGGTATCCGGGGGATGGTCGTCATCGGCTCCTGGCCGGTCGATCCCGAAGTCGTCCACCGGACCAACCTGCGCGAGCTGCCCGAGATCAGCGGGGTGATTCCAGAGGCCGTCGGATCTCTCGGCGGCGCGACCTTCCGTTCCGCGGCGCACGAGTGGCTGGCCCCCCGGCTGCACGGATCACTCGATGTCGCGGAGTTCGTGGCACGCGAAGGAGGCTGA
- a CDS encoding ABC transporter permease, whose protein sequence is MTTAEFAAGTRFLRPRRDEGGTRPRFWDAVGAIFSGQVARARPAAIPIFLAATMQSAGLVVLLKGLVATNDAVTVQSVVSGSAVTVVSFVALNLLAQRFGLLKATDALDYFGALPIPPAALVMGVAAAWSALTVPGSLLVAVGGALFYGLPLAHVWVIVPAVVLAGVALAGFGAIIGLLAPSQEIATIAGQLGMALVMFFGLVPSERLPELLRVIRVIIPSTYAVDAFSEALRHRPNWMVIGVDLGVCVGVAILVLACATVAYRSAIRRR, encoded by the coding sequence GTGACGACGGCGGAGTTTGCGGCTGGGACCAGGTTCCTCCGTCCACGCCGTGACGAAGGCGGCACCCGGCCGCGGTTCTGGGATGCCGTTGGTGCGATCTTCTCCGGTCAGGTGGCGCGGGCCCGCCCGGCGGCGATTCCGATCTTCCTGGCGGCGACGATGCAATCCGCCGGACTGGTCGTCCTGCTCAAGGGATTGGTCGCCACCAACGACGCGGTCACTGTGCAGTCGGTCGTCTCCGGCTCGGCGGTCACCGTCGTGTCGTTCGTCGCGCTGAACCTCCTCGCCCAGCGGTTCGGCCTGCTCAAGGCAACCGACGCGCTGGACTACTTCGGTGCGTTGCCGATCCCCCCAGCGGCGCTGGTGATGGGAGTAGCAGCCGCGTGGTCGGCGCTCACCGTCCCCGGTTCACTCCTGGTCGCCGTCGGTGGGGCGCTCTTCTACGGGCTGCCGCTCGCACACGTCTGGGTCATCGTTCCGGCCGTCGTGCTTGCCGGTGTCGCCTTGGCGGGGTTCGGCGCGATCATCGGGCTGCTTGCGCCAAGCCAGGAAATTGCCACCATCGCCGGTCAACTCGGCATGGCTCTGGTGATGTTCTTTGGCCTGGTTCCGTCCGAGCGGCTTCCGGAGTTGCTCCGCGTCATTCGGGTGATCATTCCGTCGACCTATGCGGTCGACGCCTTCAGTGAAGCATTGCGGCACCGCCCGAACTGGATGGTCATCGGCGTCGACCTAGGGGTCTGCGTCGGTGTCGCTATCTTGGTTCTCGCTTGCGCCACCGTGGCGTATCGGTCTGCCATCCGCCGCCGGTGA
- a CDS encoding ABC transporter ATP-binding protein, whose amino-acid sequence MTRTALTAGIPATAGTSVTQALEARGLVKTYRTRHGPIIANDGIDLSIRPGQIFGLLGPNGAGKTTLVRQLVGLLRPDAGHIALLGIDATAHPEAVPRIVAYLPQQDTALADLTVAQAVRTTAVLRGIPRSAAGGEAAALLAELGLEPLADRRIGKLSGGQRRLAAVAATLAGRRPILVLDEPTTGLDPTARRAVWAAVERRRTEAGCTVVLVTHNVLEAETVLDSVAILDQGRVIANGTPGALKATLGDAVRLELAWRADPPEDDPLIRRLRAAAAIRGRRWTVRCSSEEARAALAQLTSGDFLDVLDDFTLATPSLEDVYVALGGRDRLDRE is encoded by the coding sequence ATGACCCGTACCGCTCTCACCGCGGGAATTCCAGCCACGGCCGGCACATCGGTGACTCAGGCACTCGAGGCCCGCGGACTCGTCAAGACGTACCGGACCCGGCACGGTCCGATCATCGCCAACGATGGCATCGATCTCTCGATACGTCCGGGGCAGATTTTCGGCCTGCTCGGACCGAACGGGGCCGGCAAGACCACCCTGGTCCGTCAACTCGTCGGCCTGCTCCGGCCGGACGCCGGCCACATCGCCCTCCTCGGCATCGACGCAACCGCTCACCCCGAGGCCGTGCCCCGGATCGTCGCCTACCTCCCGCAGCAGGACACCGCACTGGCCGACCTCACCGTTGCCCAGGCGGTGCGGACGACTGCCGTGCTGCGAGGCATTCCGCGATCGGCGGCCGGCGGGGAGGCCGCAGCGCTGCTCGCGGAGCTGGGCCTCGAACCGCTCGCGGATCGTCGCATCGGCAAGCTCTCCGGTGGGCAGCGCCGTCTCGCCGCGGTGGCGGCAACTCTGGCCGGACGGCGCCCGATCCTCGTCCTGGACGAACCAACCACCGGCCTGGATCCGACGGCCCGGCGGGCTGTCTGGGCAGCGGTGGAGCGTCGCCGGACCGAGGCCGGGTGCACGGTCGTGCTGGTGACCCACAACGTCTTGGAAGCGGAGACGGTCCTTGACTCCGTGGCCATCCTCGACCAGGGGCGAGTGATCGCTAACGGTACGCCGGGCGCCTTGAAGGCGACCCTCGGCGACGCCGTCCGCTTGGAGCTCGCGTGGCGGGCCGATCCACCGGAGGACGATCCGCTGATCCGGCGACTCCGGGCAGCCGCGGCGATCCGCGGCCGGCGATGGACCGTCCGGTGTTCGTCGGAGGAGGCGCGTGCCGCGTTGGCACAGTTGACCAGTGGTGATTTCCTCGACGTCCTTGACGACTTCACGCTTGCGACTCCGTCGCTGGAAGACGTGTACGTCGCCCTCGGCGGGCGCGACCGATTGGACCGAGAGTGA
- the dnaE gene encoding DNA polymerase III subunit alpha yields MPVRLTPVRWPREVRSVGGSGDRSFVHLHVHTEYSMLDGAARIKDLLAETVAMGAPAIAMTDHGNVYGAYDFYKQARACGINPIIGMEGYLAPGSRFDRRRVSLATAGPGDENAGEMYTHITLLAENTDGMHNLFRLSSLASLEGFYYKPRMDRELLATYAKGIIATTGCPSSEVNRLLQQGKYAAARQAAAEYRDIFGAENFYCELMDHGLEIERRVRDDLLRLARELRLPLLATNDLHYTYAQDWEAHEVLLCVQTGKTLADPNRFKFDAKEFYLKTPAQMRELFRDLPEACDNTLAIAERVHVEFAEGANLMPRFPVPPGETEESWLVKEVEAGLHRRFPSGVPDAYRERAEYELTVICQMGFPGYFLVVADLVRYAKENGIRVGPGRGSAAGSMVAYALGITELDPIKHKLLFERFLNPERVSMPDIDIDFDERRRGDMIRYATQKYREDHVAQIITYGTIKAKQAIKDSARVLGYPYAISDRITKLMPPALMGRDLSLAAIFDPSHPRYAEAAEFRAVYENDPDVRKIVDTARNLEGLKRQWGVHAAGVILSREPLLDVIPIQRREQDGAIITQFDMGACEALGLLKMDFLGLRNLTVLDDCLAGIKANRGIDLVLEEVPLDDPATYELLQRGETLGVFQLDGGPMRALLRSMRPDNFEDISAVLALYRPGPMGANAHIEYADRKNGRKPVEPIHPELAEPLADILDDTYGVIVYQEQVIAIAQRVAGYSLGQADLLRRAMGKKKKEILDKEYIPFSEGMRKNGYSEDAIRTLWEILVPFSDYAFNKAHTAGYGLVSYWTAYLKANYPAEYMAALLTSVKDDKEKSALYLHECRRMGIRVLPPDVNESDTNFTPRGDDIRFGLSAVRNVGENVVASIIETRRSKGRFTDFFDFLAKVEPVVCNKKVVESLIKAGAFDSLGHTRRGLLAVHAEVVDSVMETKRAHAVGQFDLFGSAADAPEAVSIVRRPISDEEWEKPVLLAAEREMLGLYVSDHPLLGVEHVLARLVDCSIAALTDDERPDGAQITIGGIVVSLTRRVTRQGSPWAVVTLEDLDGSIEVLVFPQTYERFATVLTQDAIICVRGRLNRRDDVPTVVASDIVVPDLSGAQRAPLVLQLPASRCVPPVVEKLREVLSTHPGTTEVQLALRNGNRTTILRLDDRLRVDPTPALMGDLKELLGPACFSAS; encoded by the coding sequence ATGCCGGTTAGGCTCACTCCGGTTAGATGGCCGAGGGAGGTACGGAGCGTGGGCGGGTCAGGCGATCGGAGTTTCGTTCACCTGCACGTGCACACCGAGTACTCGATGCTCGACGGCGCAGCGCGGATCAAGGACCTCCTCGCGGAGACCGTCGCGATGGGCGCCCCGGCGATCGCCATGACCGATCACGGCAACGTGTACGGCGCGTACGACTTCTACAAGCAAGCCCGGGCGTGCGGCATCAATCCGATCATCGGCATGGAGGGGTATCTCGCACCCGGCAGCCGCTTCGACCGGCGGCGCGTCAGTCTGGCAACCGCTGGTCCCGGCGACGAAAACGCCGGCGAGATGTACACCCACATCACATTGCTCGCCGAGAACACCGACGGCATGCACAATCTCTTCCGGCTCTCCAGTCTCGCCAGCCTTGAGGGCTTCTATTACAAGCCGCGCATGGATCGCGAATTGCTGGCCACGTACGCAAAAGGAATCATTGCCACGACGGGCTGCCCGAGCAGCGAGGTCAACCGCCTTCTTCAGCAGGGAAAGTACGCCGCGGCCCGCCAGGCGGCGGCCGAGTACCGGGACATCTTCGGCGCGGAGAATTTCTACTGCGAACTCATGGATCACGGGCTGGAGATCGAGCGCCGCGTTCGTGACGACCTGCTGCGCCTTGCGCGGGAACTCCGTCTCCCGCTGCTGGCGACCAACGACCTGCACTACACCTACGCCCAGGATTGGGAGGCGCACGAAGTTCTGCTCTGCGTGCAAACCGGAAAGACGCTGGCCGACCCGAACCGGTTCAAGTTCGACGCCAAAGAATTCTATTTGAAGACTCCGGCGCAGATGCGTGAGCTCTTCCGGGATCTGCCGGAAGCCTGTGACAACACCCTCGCGATAGCCGAGCGGGTGCACGTGGAATTTGCCGAAGGCGCCAACCTCATGCCGCGCTTTCCGGTGCCGCCCGGGGAAACCGAAGAATCCTGGCTCGTCAAGGAGGTGGAGGCCGGGCTGCACCGGCGCTTCCCCTCCGGCGTGCCGGACGCGTACCGCGAGCGGGCGGAGTACGAGCTGACGGTCATCTGCCAGATGGGATTCCCGGGCTACTTTCTCGTCGTGGCCGACCTCGTCCGCTACGCAAAGGAGAACGGCATCCGCGTCGGGCCGGGCCGGGGGAGCGCCGCCGGGTCGATGGTGGCCTACGCTCTCGGCATCACTGAGCTCGACCCCATCAAGCACAAGCTGCTTTTCGAGCGCTTTCTCAACCCCGAGCGGGTCTCGATGCCCGACATCGACATCGACTTCGACGAACGCCGCCGCGGCGACATGATTCGCTATGCCACCCAGAAGTACCGCGAGGACCACGTCGCCCAGATCATCACCTACGGCACCATCAAGGCCAAGCAAGCCATCAAGGATTCCGCCCGCGTTCTCGGCTATCCCTATGCGATTTCCGATCGGATCACCAAGCTCATGCCACCGGCGTTAATGGGCCGTGACCTGTCGCTTGCGGCCATCTTCGATCCGTCTCACCCGCGTTACGCGGAGGCGGCGGAATTCCGCGCCGTCTACGAGAACGATCCCGACGTCCGGAAGATTGTCGATACCGCCCGCAACCTCGAAGGTCTCAAGCGCCAGTGGGGCGTGCACGCCGCCGGCGTCATCCTCTCCCGGGAACCGCTCCTCGATGTCATTCCCATTCAGCGCCGTGAGCAGGACGGAGCCATCATCACGCAGTTCGACATGGGTGCCTGCGAAGCGCTCGGCCTGCTCAAGATGGATTTCCTCGGCCTGCGCAACCTTACCGTGCTTGACGACTGCCTTGCCGGCATCAAAGCCAACCGCGGTATCGACCTGGTGCTTGAAGAGGTCCCGCTCGACGACCCGGCGACCTACGAGCTTCTCCAGCGTGGCGAAACGCTTGGCGTTTTCCAATTGGACGGCGGTCCGATGCGCGCCCTGTTGCGCTCGATGCGGCCGGATAATTTCGAGGATATTTCCGCCGTCTTGGCCCTCTACCGTCCCGGGCCGATGGGCGCTAATGCGCACATCGAATATGCGGACCGCAAGAACGGACGCAAACCCGTCGAGCCCATTCACCCCGAACTCGCCGAGCCGCTCGCCGACATTCTCGATGACACCTACGGCGTCATCGTTTACCAGGAGCAGGTCATTGCCATCGCCCAGCGTGTCGCGGGCTACTCCTTGGGACAGGCCGACTTGCTGCGCCGCGCCATGGGGAAGAAGAAGAAGGAAATCCTTGACAAGGAATACATCCCGTTCTCGGAGGGAATGCGGAAGAACGGCTACAGCGAGGATGCCATCCGGACCCTATGGGAGATTCTCGTTCCCTTCTCCGACTACGCCTTCAACAAGGCGCACACCGCCGGCTACGGTCTGGTCAGCTACTGGACGGCGTACCTCAAGGCCAATTACCCTGCCGAATACATGGCCGCGCTGCTGACCAGCGTGAAAGACGACAAGGAAAAATCGGCCCTCTACCTGCACGAGTGCCGGCGCATGGGCATTCGGGTGCTCCCGCCGGACGTCAACGAATCGGACACCAACTTCACCCCGCGCGGTGACGACATTCGGTTCGGCCTCTCCGCGGTGCGCAACGTGGGGGAGAACGTCGTAGCCTCCATCATCGAGACGCGGCGCTCCAAGGGCCGATTCACCGACTTCTTTGACTTCCTGGCCAAAGTTGAACCGGTTGTCTGCAACAAGAAGGTGGTCGAGTCGCTCATCAAGGCCGGAGCGTTCGACTCCCTTGGTCATACGCGGCGGGGACTGCTGGCCGTGCACGCCGAGGTGGTCGATTCGGTCATGGAGACCAAGCGTGCGCACGCCGTCGGTCAGTTCGACCTCTTCGGCTCGGCAGCGGACGCGCCCGAGGCGGTGTCGATCGTGCGCCGGCCGATTTCCGACGAGGAATGGGAGAAGCCGGTGCTTCTCGCCGCCGAGCGGGAGATGCTCGGACTCTACGTGAGCGACCATCCACTCCTTGGCGTCGAGCACGTCCTGGCCCGGCTGGTCGATTGTTCGATTGCCGCACTCACCGACGACGAGCGGCCCGACGGCGCGCAGATCACGATCGGCGGCATCGTCGTCTCGCTGACCCGGCGCGTCACTAGGCAGGGCAGTCCATGGGCGGTTGTCACGCTCGAGGATCTGGACGGATCGATTGAGGTCCTCGTCTTCCCGCAGACCTACGAGCGGTTTGCGACCGTGCTGACCCAGGACGCCATCATTTGCGTGCGCGGCCGGCTCAACCGGCGTGACGACGTCCCCACCGTCGTCGCATCCGACATCGTCGTACCGGATCTCTCCGGCGCCCAGCGCGCGCCCCTCGTCCTCCAGCTGCCCGCCAGCCGATGTGTCCCTCCGGTGGTGGAGAAACTTCGCGAAGTTCTCTCCACCCATCCGGGTACGACCGAGGTCCAGTTGGCGCTGCGCAACGGCAACCGGACGACGATCCTGCGCCTGGATGACCGGCTGCGGGTCGACCCCACTCCCGCCCTGATGGGGGACCTCAAGGAACTGCTCGGCCCGGCGTGTTTCAGCGCGTCGTAA